The Stieleria maiorica genome includes the window CGATTCGCTGGTCGTGATCGCGGGCGGCTCGAATTTTCGCGCCCAAATCGGCTGCATCTGCGCGTTGTATTGCTGGGCCCAGGCGGGCTGGGGATCGGGCATCTGGGCGGCCAACAGCGAATCGGCCAATTTCACTGCCGAATCGCAATAGCGTGCGTCACCGTAAACTTCGTCGGCCAGGAACAACACCTTCATGACGTCGCGGGCCAGGTGATCGTTCAGCGTGTAGCGATGCCAGTACTCGTTGTGGCCGGGATAAGTCCGCGGCCACGACTCGGGGTAGCTCGCGTTTTCGTCCGGTGTGTCGGCCGCCGGACCGCGCTGGTCGGTCCAGACCTGGGGAAATCCGCCGCCGGAGAATTGGCCGCGCTGGATCAGTCCGTCCAGGGCATAAAGCGTCATCTCGTGAATCGATTCGTCCTTGAAGTTCAATGCCCGGTCCAACTGGATCAGGAATCGCAACGCCGATTGCGTCTTGTCGTCGTCCAGGCTGGACTGGTCTTTCGCCTTCGATCTGGCTGGATCGATCCGGTACGCCCAACGGCGACGACGCTCCGGATCAAACTCCACCATCGCCTGCCATCCGCCGGAACGCATTTGACCGCGACGAAGAGCTTCCGCGGCGGCCCTGGCTGCGTCAAGGAATTGCTCGTCGCCGGTCGCTTCATAAAGCTTGACAAACGCTTCACCGACCGACGGTGTCCCAGGCGGCTGGACCCAGATGGTTGGTGTGTTGACGACTCCCTCGCCTTCCCGCGCCCCCAAGTCCGCCGAATAGCTCCACAGATAGCCGCCTTCGGTGCTGACCTGATCGACCAAAAATGAGGTTGCCTTTTTCGCGGCCGCAAGCGCATCGTCAGCCAAATCGGCACGAGCGGGCGTCGCGATGAAAGTGACGATTACAACGCAGACGATCCACAGAAGCGGGCGGGGCATCCGAGAGTTGTGACGCATGGGTGGGGCGGGGTGTGGGAGGAGAAATTCAAAACTCCCCAGATTGTAACCGGTTATCCCATGTGATCCCGTCTCTTAGCCGTCTGCGGAAATTAGGTAAGAAAATTTCGTGGGTAAGAAAATGTTGGATAGCCCCTTCTGTTCCGTAACACCAATTTTTCTACCTCTCCGCCTGACACGTCGATGGCGGCGCCTGGAAATGAGATCAAATCGATCAATTCCACACGAGGTGAGGCGCCGTCCAGCTACACGCCGACCGGGGCGCCGGAGGTCCACTTGGTGAAGTCGTGGGGCTCGCGGTGGACGTGGTTGTAGACCGTGTCGCGTTCGACCGGAACGCGCCCGGCTTCGGTGATCAGTTGTTTGATGTGATCGACGCTCAGACACTCCGGGGTGGTCGCCCCGGCGTCGTGATAGATCAATTCGTGACGGACCGTACCGTCGATGTCGTCGGCACCGTAGGCGAGCGCCGTCTGGGCCGTTTCGATGCCCAGCATGATCCAGTACGCCTTGATGTGTTGGACGTTGTCGAGCATCAAACGGCTGATCGCCATCGTCCGCAGGTCCATCAGCGCCGAAGGCTTTTTGATGTTGTCCAGCTTGGTGTTTTCGGGGTGGAACGCCAGCGGGATGAAGACCTGGAACCCGCCGGTGCGATCCTGCAGTTCGCGCAGCCGGATCAGGTGATCGATGCGGTGATAGGCTTGTTCGACGTGCCCGTACAGCATGGTGCAATTCGTTCGCAGCCCGATTTCGTGCGCCGTTTGGTGAATTTGCAACCACTCGTGCGTGTTGGCTTTGTGCTCGCACAACTGGTCCCGAACCTCCGGGTGAAAAATCTCCGCCCCGCCGCCGGGCATGCTGCCCAACCCGGCATCACGCATGTCCTGGAGCACCCATTGTTTCGATTTTTTGGTCTGGAATTCGAACCAATTGATTTCGACGGCGGTCCAGGCTTTGAGGTGAATTTGCGGGTACGTTTCATTCAGCAATTCGATGATGCCGCGGTACCACTGGTAGGGCATCTTGTGATGCAGCCCACCGACGATGTGCATTTCCGTGCACCCGTTTTCGGTCGCTTCGCGGCCACGCTGGACGATCTGTTCGTCGCTCATCACATAGCCTTTGGGATCGCGCAAATCGCTGCGAAAGGCACAGAACCGGCAACGATAGACGCAGACGTTGGTCGGATTCAGGTGGGTGTTGATGTTGAAGTAACCGACGTTGCCGTTTTTGCGTTCACGGACCAGATTCGCCAGTTCGCCGATCTGTTGCAGCGGCACCGCGGGATCGTACAAGAAGATCCCGTCGTCCAAGGTGAGCCGCTGCTCGGCTTCAACTTTGTCTCGGATTTCTCGGAATCGTGCGGCGACGTCGGTAGCAGGCATGTTGAGGCTGGGAATCGAGTGGGACGAGTGTAAACACGGAGTGAACCGTAACGTCAGGGGGGCGTTAACAGGATGCGTTCCACGCTCTGGCGAGCGTCGCTACGCCCGAGCCAGTTGCTCCAATTTGGCCTTTGCCGCCCCGCTGTCAATCACCTGGGCGGCTTGCGAGACGCCATCGGCCAATGAGGTGACCTTGTCGGTCAGCAGCAGTGCCGCCGCAACGCCGGCCAGGACGGTGTCCCGCGCTGGTCCGGGGTGGCCGTCCAAGATGCGGCGAATGATCGCAGCGCTTTCGGCGGGTCCGCTGGCGGCCAGGGCGGTGACGTCGGTCGGCGACAAACCGAAATCCTCGGGCGTCCAGCGAGATCGACCGCTGACCTGATTGCCCGTAACTTCGACGGCGGCGGTGTAACGATCCAGGCAAACCTCGTCCTGGCCGTCGGCGGCATGGACGACGAACGAACGCCGGGTCCCCAGTTGGGCGATCGCGGCGGCAATTTTCTCCTGGGCATCGACGTTGCTGGTGCCCAGCAATTGGTGCGTCGCTCCGGCCGGGTTGCAGAGCGGTCCGAGCAGATTGAACAGGGTTTTGACGCCCAGTTTGCGCCGAATTCCAACGACATGCCGCATCGCGGGGTGCAATTTGACGGCAAAACAGAAGCACAAACCGATTTCGTCCAACCGCCGAGCGACCTGATCGGCGTCCGACTCGATTCCCACCCCCAATTCCTCCAGCACGTCGGCCGATCCGGTCACGCTGGTCGCTTTGCGGTTGCCATGTTTGGCCACGGGAACCCCACAGGCGGCGGTCACAATCGCGACGGCGGTGCTGATGTTGAACGATCCGCTGCGGCTGCCGCCGGTCCCACAGGTGTCCAGCAAGCAATCGTGGCGATGGGGAATACGGGTCATGTGGCGGCGCATGGCGGTCGCCGCGCCGACGATTTCCGAGACCGCCTCGCCTTTCTCGCGGAGTGCCAGCAACAATTGGCCGATCTGATCCTCGGCCGCTTCGCCGCTGAGCATCTGGTCGATCAGGACCGCCGTTTGATCGGCGGACAGATCCTCGTTGCGCTGGGCCTGTTGGATCGCGTCGTCGAAGGTCGTCATCGGTAATTCAGGGTGTCTGGTGAGCCGATCGGGGCGTCATCCGCGTCGGTTTCGGGGAACGATCAGCACTTTAGCGGATCGGGCTCGTTTCGAAACGCCCGTCAACCTACACTTTTCGCATGACACGAAAAATCATCATCGACACCGACCCT containing:
- a CDS encoding pectate lyase codes for the protein MRHNSRMPRPLLWIVCVVIVTFIATPARADLADDALAAAKKATSFLVDQVSTEGGYLWSYSADLGAREGEGVVNTPTIWVQPPGTPSVGEAFVKLYEATGDEQFLDAARAAAEALRRGQMRSGGWQAMVEFDPERRRRWAYRIDPARSKAKDQSSLDDDKTQSALRFLIQLDRALNFKDESIHEMTLYALDGLIQRGQFSGGGFPQVWTDQRGPAADTPDENASYPESWPRTYPGHNEYWHRYTLNDHLARDVMKVLFLADEVYGDARYCDSAVKLADSLLAAQMPDPQPAWAQQYNAQMQPIWARKFEPPAITTSESFSVIETLMLVYRHVGDPKYLDPIPQALDYLERCQLPDGRVARFYELKTNRPLYFTRDYQLTYDDSDMPTHYGFQLQSKVPQLRKQYQRHERLTPQQLAESEKQRRPNPRAVQAIIDRQDERGAWISDEGLRFNKLPGPTVQMSVAVEHLTTLAEYLADQTR
- the mqnE gene encoding aminofutalosine synthase MqnE — encoded protein: MPATDVAARFREIRDKVEAEQRLTLDDGIFLYDPAVPLQQIGELANLVRERKNGNVGYFNINTHLNPTNVCVYRCRFCAFRSDLRDPKGYVMSDEQIVQRGREATENGCTEMHIVGGLHHKMPYQWYRGIIELLNETYPQIHLKAWTAVEINWFEFQTKKSKQWVLQDMRDAGLGSMPGGGAEIFHPEVRDQLCEHKANTHEWLQIHQTAHEIGLRTNCTMLYGHVEQAYHRIDHLIRLRELQDRTGGFQVFIPLAFHPENTKLDNIKKPSALMDLRTMAISRLMLDNVQHIKAYWIMLGIETAQTALAYGADDIDGTVRHELIYHDAGATTPECLSVDHIKQLITEAGRVPVERDTVYNHVHREPHDFTKWTSGAPVGV
- the trpD gene encoding anthranilate phosphoribosyltransferase, with amino-acid sequence MTTFDDAIQQAQRNEDLSADQTAVLIDQMLSGEAAEDQIGQLLLALREKGEAVSEIVGAATAMRRHMTRIPHRHDCLLDTCGTGGSRSGSFNISTAVAIVTAACGVPVAKHGNRKATSVTGSADVLEELGVGIESDADQVARRLDEIGLCFCFAVKLHPAMRHVVGIRRKLGVKTLFNLLGPLCNPAGATHQLLGTSNVDAQEKIAAAIAQLGTRRSFVVHAADGQDEVCLDRYTAAVEVTGNQVSGRSRWTPEDFGLSPTDVTALAASGPAESAAIIRRILDGHPGPARDTVLAGVAAALLLTDKVTSLADGVSQAAQVIDSGAAKAKLEQLARA